The following proteins are co-located in the Rippkaea orientalis PCC 8801 genome:
- a CDS encoding PAP/fibrillin family protein has product MTNNLAVKDELLSIIEELKTPSDLKRGSPITDVQLDQKIAQKIESLIEQVEAKNPKLYPLLYGINLLDGVWQLQYSTAREIRSLTSLKYGLTLGSVYQVIDLATKSFFNQAFVKHRLGLISGYVLVTATFEIAKDNYSPLPDKRLNIDFKKRYLAIETIGNLSTPQLNPFKIVPARNPKGRFPSFDITYLDDNLRIGRGGDGGLYVLSKINNQELIKAYSQFIEVID; this is encoded by the coding sequence ATGACAAACAATCTCGCTGTTAAAGATGAATTGCTGAGTATCATTGAGGAATTAAAAACTCCGAGTGATCTTAAACGAGGTTCTCCTATTACAGATGTTCAATTAGATCAGAAAATAGCACAAAAAATTGAGTCACTAATCGAACAAGTAGAAGCCAAAAACCCTAAGTTATATCCCCTACTCTATGGGATTAATCTTTTAGATGGGGTGTGGCAATTACAATACTCTACTGCTAGAGAAATTCGATCTCTAACTTCTCTAAAATACGGGTTAACATTAGGGTCTGTTTATCAAGTAATCGATTTAGCCACTAAATCCTTTTTTAATCAAGCATTTGTTAAGCATCGTTTAGGCTTAATTTCGGGGTATGTGTTAGTAACAGCTACCTTTGAAATTGCTAAGGACAATTATTCACCCCTTCCTGATAAAAGACTGAATATTGACTTTAAAAAACGTTATCTTGCTATCGAAACGATAGGAAATTTATCCACACCCCAATTGAATCCTTTCAAGATTGTACCAGCGCGTAACCCAAAAGGACGGTTTCCTAGCTTTGATATTACCTATTTGGATGACAATTTACGCATTGGTAGAGGAGGAGACGGTGGATTATATGTTCTTTCTAAAATCAATAACCAAGAATTGATTAAAGCGTACTCTCAATTCATTGAAGTGATTGACTGA
- a CDS encoding peroxiredoxin yields the protein MTTQGCLRVGQLAPDFTATAVIDQEFQTKKLSGYRGKYVVLFFYPLDFTFVCPTEITAFSDRYEEFTKINTEVLGVSVDSEFSHLAWIQTDRKEGGVGDVAYPLVSDIKREISIAYNVLDPDAGVALRGLFIIDKEGYIQHSTINNLSFGRSVDETLRTLKAIQYVQSHPDEVCPAGWEEGDRTMIPDPVKAKVYFSAI from the coding sequence ATGACAACACAAGGATGCTTGCGAGTGGGTCAACTCGCACCAGATTTCACCGCGACAGCAGTCATTGATCAGGAATTTCAGACCAAGAAACTCTCTGGCTATCGTGGCAAATATGTTGTCTTATTCTTCTATCCCTTAGACTTTACCTTTGTTTGCCCCACAGAAATTACCGCTTTTAGCGATCGCTACGAAGAATTCACCAAAATCAACACAGAAGTCCTCGGTGTATCGGTCGATAGTGAATTTTCTCACCTAGCTTGGATTCAAACCGATCGCAAAGAAGGGGGAGTCGGTGATGTTGCGTACCCACTGGTATCTGATATTAAAAGAGAAATCAGCATAGCTTACAATGTCTTAGATCCCGATGCGGGTGTTGCCCTACGAGGACTCTTTATTATCGATAAAGAAGGATATATCCAACATTCTACCATCAATAACCTTTCCTTTGGTCGTAGCGTTGATGAAACCCTACGGACACTCAAAGCTATTCAATACGTCCAAAGCCACCCCGATGAAGTTTGTCCTGCGGGTTGGGAAGAAGGCGATAGAACCATGATCCCCGATCCCGTTAAAGCCAAAGTTTACTTCTCCGCGATTTAG
- a CDS encoding DUF3007 family protein, producing the protein MRRIDVIAIGVGVFAAGGVIYLFFQAVGFDSLSAGIWSQGLFIAVLVGWILSYLLRVVSQNMTYNQQVKDYKEAVLQKRLEEMTPEELEKLQQEIEDAEQQ; encoded by the coding sequence ATGCGACGAATTGATGTCATAGCTATTGGTGTTGGTGTTTTTGCAGCAGGTGGAGTGATCTACCTGTTTTTTCAGGCGGTTGGGTTTGATAGTCTTTCAGCAGGAATTTGGAGTCAAGGGTTATTCATCGCGGTTCTAGTGGGGTGGATACTCTCCTATCTGTTGCGGGTGGTTAGCCAAAATATGACCTATAATCAACAGGTCAAAGACTATAAAGAAGCGGTCTTGCAAAAACGACTCGAAGAAATGACCCCAGAAGAATTGGAAAAATTACAGCAAGAAATTGAAGACGCTGAACAACAATAA
- a CDS encoding crossover junction endodeoxyribonuclease RuvC, with product MEQTWLGIDPGLAIIGWAVLQGKETEIPQLIDYGIIETNKSLPTAARLLEIEGDMVEIIQEFQPAAIAMEMPFFNRQIKAAGGVIQAVGVINLVIYRETKQIPILLHQASWKCHLGDGKADKKEVAARVKCLFDLPSLPIDDSVDAIAIAYAALCGLRNTIS from the coding sequence ATGGAACAAACTTGGCTCGGCATTGACCCTGGATTGGCTATCATAGGATGGGCAGTTTTACAAGGAAAAGAAACGGAAATTCCTCAGCTAATTGATTATGGGATCATTGAAACAAACAAATCCCTCCCTACTGCTGCTAGATTACTAGAAATTGAAGGGGATATGGTGGAAATTATCCAAGAATTTCAGCCCGCAGCAATAGCGATGGAAATGCCTTTTTTTAACCGACAAATCAAAGCAGCCGGAGGCGTTATTCAAGCCGTTGGGGTAATTAATCTGGTTATTTATCGAGAAACAAAACAGATTCCGATCTTACTACATCAAGCAAGTTGGAAGTGTCATTTAGGAGACGGAAAAGCTGATAAAAAGGAAGTAGCAGCTAGGGTTAAATGTTTATTTGATTTGCCATCTTTACCCATTGATGACTCCGTTGATGCCATTGCCATTGCCTATGCTGCTTTGTGTGGACTACGCAATACAATTAGTTAA
- a CDS encoding 2-phosphosulfolactate phosphatase family protein: protein MKLFVYHTPELTPTDHLPDCAVVIDVLRATTTIATALEAGAEAVQTFRDIDQLMETSDRWLPEKRIRAGERGGAKVEGFDLGNSPLDCTPEQMGGKRLFLTTTNGTRALQRVEKSPTVITAAIINRQATVNYLLDRQPETVWLVGSGWEGGYSLEDTVCAGAIAQSLVTALVQGIGMGNDEVTAAIALYSQFQNNLLQLFHQSSHGQRLLRLNCDEDLKYCAQPDLLGVLPIQKEPSVLVKFC, encoded by the coding sequence GTGAAACTGTTTGTTTACCATACCCCTGAATTAACCCCAACTGACCATTTACCTGATTGTGCGGTTGTTATTGATGTGTTGCGAGCCACCACCACCATTGCCACTGCCCTAGAAGCTGGTGCAGAAGCGGTACAAACCTTTAGGGACATCGATCAGCTAATGGAAACAAGCGATCGCTGGTTACCAGAAAAACGCATCCGAGCCGGAGAACGGGGAGGAGCCAAAGTAGAGGGCTTTGATTTGGGCAATTCTCCCCTCGATTGTACCCCCGAACAAATGGGGGGTAAACGACTGTTTTTGACCACAACCAACGGAACTCGCGCTTTACAACGAGTGGAAAAGTCCCCCACTGTGATTACCGCCGCCATCATTAACCGCCAAGCTACTGTTAATTATCTCCTTGATCGCCAACCGGAAACGGTTTGGTTAGTGGGATCAGGATGGGAAGGGGGCTATTCCCTTGAAGATACGGTTTGTGCTGGTGCGATCGCCCAATCCCTCGTTACTGCTCTTGTTCAAGGGATAGGGATGGGCAATGATGAAGTGACTGCCGCGATCGCCCTTTATTCCCAGTTTCAAAATAATCTATTGCAACTATTCCACCAATCGAGTCATGGTCAGCGACTGTTGCGGTTAAACTGCGATGAAGATTTAAAATATTGTGCTCAACCTGATCTTCTAGGGGTACTGCCGATTCAAAAGGAACCCAGTGTTCTTGTTAAATTTTGCTAA
- the ndhL gene encoding NAD(P)H-quinone oxidoreductase subunit L: MTIADLLTNDTLLVAGLYLGLSVLYLLIIPGLVYFYLSSRWYVASSFERGFMYFLMFFFFPGILLLSPFLNFRPKRRELKA, from the coding sequence ATGACTATAGCTGATCTCCTAACAAACGATACTCTTTTGGTCGCTGGCCTCTATTTGGGTTTGAGTGTTCTTTATTTGCTCATCATCCCTGGATTAGTCTACTTTTATCTGAGTAGTCGCTGGTATGTTGCCAGTTCCTTTGAGCGCGGGTTTATGTACTTTCTGATGTTCTTCTTCTTCCCTGGAATTTTGTTACTGAGTCCTTTTCTGAATTTCCGTCCCAAACGTCGGGAATTAAAGGCTTAA
- the trpA gene encoding tryptophan synthase subunit alpha, which translates to MTSVSDCFQSLRDRRQCALIPFITAGDPDLETTAKALRLLDASGADLIELGVPYSDPLADGPVIQAAATRALGRGVKLEDVLGVVKEVSPEIKAPIILFTYYNPIFYRGVEAFLQQVKAAGVQGLVVPDLPLEEAESLLKPAHEVGIAVTLLVAPTSPIERIEAIARQSQGFIYLVSVTGVTGMRSQVTSRVKELLTSLRSATDKPIGVGFGISKPEHALQVKNWGADAVIVGSAMVKRLAEGTPEEGLKAIGAFCQDLKQALKEDQ; encoded by the coding sequence ATGACCTCAGTTTCGGATTGTTTCCAATCTCTGCGCGATCGCAGACAATGCGCCTTGATTCCCTTTATTACGGCGGGTGATCCTGATTTAGAGACAACCGCCAAAGCCCTGCGGTTACTGGATGCGTCAGGGGCAGATCTGATTGAATTAGGTGTTCCCTATTCTGATCCCTTAGCTGATGGTCCGGTGATCCAAGCGGCGGCTACTCGCGCCTTAGGTAGGGGGGTAAAATTGGAAGATGTCTTAGGGGTGGTTAAGGAGGTTTCTCCTGAGATTAAGGCTCCAATTATTCTATTTACTTACTACAATCCGATTTTTTATCGCGGTGTGGAAGCCTTTTTGCAACAGGTGAAAGCAGCAGGAGTCCAAGGCTTAGTTGTCCCTGATTTGCCCCTAGAAGAAGCCGAGAGCCTCTTAAAACCCGCCCATGAGGTGGGGATAGCAGTGACCCTCTTGGTAGCCCCGACGAGTCCAATAGAACGCATCGAAGCGATCGCTCGTCAATCCCAAGGATTTATCTACTTAGTGAGTGTTACGGGGGTCACGGGGATGCGATCGCAGGTAACTAGTCGCGTCAAAGAATTGCTGACGAGTCTGCGGAGTGCCACGGATAAACCCATTGGGGTAGGTTTTGGTATTTCCAAACCGGAACACGCCCTACAGGTCAAAAATTGGGGTGCAGACGCGGTGATTGTGGGTAGTGCGATGGTTAAACGCTTAGCGGAAGGAACCCCCGAAGAAGGATTGAAGGCTATTGGTGCATTTTGTCAGGATTTGAAACAAGCACTCAAAGAGGATCAATAA
- a CDS encoding hybrid sensor histidine kinase/response regulator: MVLASLIPVLLIEDNLAEARLLTEVLKGATQHRFELIHVNRLEEALKQLENKHFDIILLDLTLPDSQGLESLAPLTEKAPSKPIVVLTNTNDEKLALEAVRQGAQDYLVKRQITLELLVRSICYAIERKQMAEKLRQANQTLEKRVEERTKQLIKAQELNQLKSEFVSMLSHDFRNPMNTILLSAGLLEDSGDQLTREQQISYFQMIRTAIKDMDQLLSEILLLGKADAGKLQGHFEELDLEELCHRLLHSLQLSAHHNHEIIFQSKGEFSRGLWDEKLLRHIINNLLNNALKYSPEGGKVNFDLIEKENEVIFRVQDQGIGISPEAQKQLFQPFYRADNVNNIPGTGLGLAIVQKCVEAHYGTILVDSQEGIGTTFTVILPILDETDD; the protein is encoded by the coding sequence ATGGTTCTAGCCAGCCTCATACCAGTCTTGTTAATAGAAGACAATCTAGCGGAAGCTAGATTGTTAACAGAAGTTCTCAAAGGAGCGACACAGCACCGATTTGAACTGATTCATGTCAACCGATTAGAAGAAGCTCTAAAACAACTCGAAAACAAGCATTTTGACATTATTCTGCTAGATCTTACCTTACCTGATAGTCAAGGATTGGAATCTTTAGCCCCTCTAACGGAAAAAGCCCCCTCTAAACCCATTGTTGTGCTCACCAATACCAATGATGAAAAATTAGCCCTAGAAGCGGTTAGACAAGGGGCACAAGACTATTTAGTGAAGCGACAGATTACCTTAGAATTATTGGTAAGATCAATCTGTTATGCCATTGAACGTAAACAAATGGCTGAGAAATTGCGTCAAGCGAACCAAACCTTAGAGAAACGGGTAGAAGAACGCACCAAACAGTTAATTAAAGCTCAGGAATTGAATCAATTAAAATCGGAATTTGTTTCGATGCTGTCCCATGATTTTCGTAATCCCATGAATACTATTTTACTATCAGCCGGATTACTCGAAGATAGTGGGGATCAATTAACGAGAGAACAGCAAATTTCTTATTTTCAGATGATCCGTACTGCTATTAAAGATATGGATCAATTATTAAGTGAAATTTTATTATTAGGAAAAGCCGATGCAGGAAAACTTCAGGGACATTTTGAAGAGTTAGATCTAGAAGAATTATGTCATCGCTTATTGCACTCTCTACAGTTATCGGCTCATCATAATCACGAAATTATTTTTCAGTCTAAAGGGGAATTTAGTCGGGGTTTATGGGATGAAAAACTCTTGAGACATATTATCAATAATTTGCTCAATAATGCCCTTAAATATTCTCCAGAAGGAGGCAAAGTTAATTTTGATTTAATTGAGAAAGAAAACGAGGTAATTTTCCGGGTTCAAGATCAAGGAATTGGGATTTCTCCAGAAGCTCAAAAACAACTTTTTCAACCGTTTTATCGCGCAGATAATGTTAACAATATTCCCGGTACAGGGTTAGGATTAGCTATTGTTCAAAAATGTGTAGAAGCACATTATGGTACTATTTTAGTAGACAGTCAAGAGGGGATAGGTACGACTTTTACGGTTATTTTACCGATTCTTGACGAAACCGATGACTGA
- a CDS encoding glycosyltransferase family 4 protein has product MKILVLTWEFPPRIVGGIARHVAELYPELVKLGHEIHLITVEFEDAPKYEVVEGIHIYRVAVEEGSSFFHWVTNMNDSMGAQGGKLLKEQGSFDLIHAHDWLVGDAAIALKHYFKIPVIGTIHATEYGRHNGLHTDTQRYIASKEGSLIYNAWRVIVCSNYMHDELRRVFNTPADKIDVIYNGIRPEKKEKDPKFDYWSFRRRFAEDNEKIIYYVGRMSYEKGVSVLLKAATKVFWELQGYAKLVIIGGGNTHHLQNQAFQLGIRDKCNFTGFMSDEDLDKFQTVADCAVFPSLYEPFGIVALESFAAKVPVVVSDAGGLPEVVRHSQTGIVTYANNADSLAWGILEVLKNSEYAKWLVENAYEELQTRFSWPKLAQQTEEVYNVVAEQCLQTIWV; this is encoded by the coding sequence ATGAAAATTTTGGTCTTAACTTGGGAATTTCCTCCCAGGATCGTTGGGGGAATTGCCCGTCATGTTGCTGAATTATACCCTGAATTGGTCAAGTTAGGGCATGAAATTCATTTGATTACGGTAGAATTTGAAGACGCTCCAAAATACGAAGTTGTTGAGGGAATACACATCTATCGGGTTGCGGTGGAAGAGGGGTCAAGTTTTTTCCACTGGGTAACGAACATGAATGATAGCATGGGTGCTCAAGGGGGAAAATTGCTCAAAGAGCAAGGATCGTTTGATTTAATTCATGCCCATGATTGGTTAGTCGGGGATGCAGCCATTGCTCTGAAACATTACTTTAAAATTCCTGTGATTGGGACGATTCATGCGACAGAATATGGCCGTCATAATGGCTTACATACGGATACCCAACGCTACATTGCGAGTAAGGAAGGCAGCTTAATTTATAATGCTTGGCGTGTGATTGTGTGTAGTAATTATATGCACGACGAATTACGGCGAGTGTTTAATACTCCAGCAGATAAAATCGATGTTATTTATAATGGCATTCGTCCTGAAAAGAAAGAAAAAGATCCCAAGTTTGATTACTGGAGTTTTCGTCGCCGCTTTGCTGAAGATAACGAAAAAATTATCTATTATGTTGGACGGATGTCCTACGAAAAAGGGGTTTCCGTCTTATTGAAAGCAGCGACTAAAGTGTTTTGGGAATTGCAAGGGTATGCCAAATTAGTCATTATTGGTGGAGGGAATACCCATCACTTACAAAATCAAGCCTTTCAGCTAGGCATTAGAGATAAATGTAACTTCACGGGGTTTATGTCCGATGAGGATTTAGATAAGTTTCAAACAGTTGCTGATTGTGCGGTATTCCCTAGTTTGTATGAACCGTTTGGCATTGTTGCTCTCGAAAGTTTTGCGGCTAAAGTTCCGGTGGTAGTTTCGGATGCAGGGGGTTTGCCAGAAGTGGTGCGTCATAGTCAAACGGGGATTGTTACTTATGCTAATAATGCGGATTCTTTAGCGTGGGGAATTTTAGAAGTGCTCAAAAATTCTGAGTATGCTAAATGGTTGGTTGAGAATGCCTATGAAGAGTTACAGACTCGTTTTAGTTGGCCAAAATTAGCTCAACAAACGGAGGAAGTTTATAATGTTGTAGCGGAACAATGTTTGCAAACCATTTGGGTTTAA
- a CDS encoding Uma2 family endonuclease has product MERNAQGSLIIMPPTGSETGRKNFSLIGQFAVWVEQDGTGVGFDSSTGFTLANRAVCSPDVSWIKQEKWQAIPLEQREKFAPVCPDFVIELKLKSATDSLKTLQDKMQEYLENGVSLGWLINAQEKQIYIYQKDNQVFCVSNSVTIKGEPLLPGFVLDLSTIW; this is encoded by the coding sequence ATTGAACGAAATGCACAAGGATCACTGATTATTATGCCACCCACTGGTTCAGAAACAGGCAGAAAAAACTTTAGTTTAATCGGACAATTTGCTGTCTGGGTTGAACAAGACGGAACCGGAGTTGGATTTGATTCTAGCACAGGATTTACCCTTGCTAATAGAGCCGTTTGTTCTCCTGATGTTTCTTGGATAAAACAAGAAAAATGGCAAGCAATTCCCCTTGAACAGCGAGAGAAATTTGCTCCTGTTTGTCCTGATTTTGTCATTGAATTAAAATTAAAATCAGCAACAGATAGCCTAAAAACCCTTCAAGATAAAATGCAAGAGTACCTTGAAAATGGGGTTAGTTTAGGATGGTTAATTAATGCTCAAGAAAAGCAAATCTATATCTATCAAAAAGATAATCAAGTATTCTGTGTAAGCAATTCTGTTACCATTAAAGGTGAACCTTTATTACCAGGATTTGTTTTAGATTTAAGCACAATTTGGTAA
- a CDS encoding phosphomannose isomerase type II C-terminal cupin domain — protein sequence MMENESDSQVTKTSVVRTPPWGTVTVLEEGSRYRINRIVVKPGQHISTQMHYHRSEHWIVVSGTAKVVCDGQEKLLKQKESTYVPMNTRHRVENPGVIPLVMIEVQNGEYLGDDDIIRFPEEEYKV from the coding sequence ATGATGGAGAATGAATCAGACTCTCAAGTCACTAAAACCTCTGTGGTGAGAACTCCCCCGTGGGGAACGGTGACGGTATTAGAAGAAGGATCTCGCTATCGAATTAATCGCATTGTGGTTAAACCGGGGCAACATATTAGTACTCAAATGCACTATCATCGTAGTGAACACTGGATTGTTGTTTCAGGAACGGCTAAAGTTGTTTGTGATGGTCAAGAAAAATTACTAAAACAAAAAGAATCTACCTATGTTCCTATGAATACCCGTCATCGCGTGGAAAATCCTGGGGTGATTCCTTTGGTGATGATTGAAGTCCAAAATGGGGAATATTTGGGAGATGATGATATTATCCGTTTTCCCGAAGAAGAGTACAAGGTTTGA